The genomic region TGAATATCGGAAAGCATATGCTTTATGTCAGAAAGGTCTGAGTTGAAGTCATTGTCCGGGATCATAGAATGAAGTTAGTCCTGTTTAGATAAATAGGTTTGTGTATAATACAATAAAGTCATTTAAGTACACTCCATTATACAAGGTATATTGTAGTGCCGATTAAGTATATATCAGAAACTGTACTATTAGGTATTGCTGACACACACTCCGGAGTTAAGCATCAGCACCCAACCAAACAACCAACCTGAAAAACGAAATAATAAACAATGGAGATAGTAAAATGAGCGTAAAAGAAGATATACACAGCCAGATTGTCGGTGGACTTGCAGATGCAACATTCCCAATTGAAACCCCTGAAAAACTCCTTGCAGCATTCCCTGCAGGAGCAGACACAACCTGTAAGTCAGGAGACGTATCAGTAACAGCAGGTGAGGCAGGCGGACTTCTCACAGCTGAAGATTTCCCATTCAAGAGCGCAACCGAAGTTGCAGATGTAATTGTTGAGAGGGCAGGACTTTAAGCCCTTCCAACTTTTATCATTTCCCTTTCCATGAAAGCACACCCTAAACCTATACCTCCTTCAGACACAATCTTTTTTAAATCCGGCAACCACTGTTAATGTATAATATTTTAGATTTACAGATATTAACAGTGGAAGTTGTGATAAGATAATGGATTTGACATTATTTACTGACATAGGAATTATTTTTGGATTATCGATAGTCATTTTACTGCTTTTTAACAAAATGAAACTTCCTTCCGTCCTTGGATTTCTTGTGACAGGCATGCTTGCAGGTCCTCACTGGCTTGGAATTATCAGCAGCATGAGCGAAGTAGAAGCTCTTGCAGAAATTGGCATAATACTCCTGCTTTTCACTATTGGAGTGGAAATGTCAATTCGGGAGCTCTGGGAAATCAAAAGACCTGTGCTTCTGGGAGGAACCTTACAGATTGGAACAACTATCCTGCTTGTCTATTATATTGACATCTATCTTGGATTTAGTTCAGGAACTGCACTTTTCATAGGATTTCTTATTTCTCTTAGCAGCACAGCCATTGTACTCAAATTACTTCAGGAAAAAGCAGAATTAGACACACCTCACGGCAAAA from Methanolobus tindarius DSM 2278 harbors:
- a CDS encoding MTH865 family protein — protein: MSVKEDIHSQIVGGLADATFPIETPEKLLAAFPAGADTTCKSGDVSVTAGEAGGLLTAEDFPFKSATEVADVIVERAGL